The Microbacterium forte sequence GTCGAGCAGACCGTCGAGGTTCGTCTTGATCCAGTCGACTCCGGTCGCGACCCAGCTGCCGAGGGGAATGCGGAAACCATCCATCAGCGCACCTCCTCTGTCTTCACGGCGTCCGCCGGGTCGGCGGTCCACCCGTCATCGAGCACTGCATCGATCTCGGCCTGCGGCATCGGAAGGAGCGGCAGGGTGAGCTCGCCGGTCGCTCCGGGGCCGGGGCCCAGGGCGGCGAGCAGGGTGATGCGCGGAATCACGCCGGTCAGGCGCCCCGTGGCATCCACCACTGCCAGCGGCAGCGGCGACTCCACCGACGGGATGAAGAGGTTCATGAGGACCTCGTCTTCGCTGACGCTCTGCGGCACCGGCTTGATGATCGACGCGAGGGTCGACACGCCCTGGCGGACCAGCCTGACGGCGTCGCGGTCGGTGACGATGCCGAGCAGCTTGCGGTCGCGGCCCGTGACGTACGTGGCCGACATGAACGCGTCGCGCATCTGGCGCAGCGCCGTGCGCGGGCCGGCGGTCTCGGCGACGACCGGGCGCGGGCGCTCCATGACGTTCGCGGCCGTGAGCACACGAGCGCGGTCGACATCCTGCACGAACTGCTCGACGTAGTCGTTGGCGGGGTCCATGAGGATGTCTTCCGGCGTGCCGATCTGCACGATGCGGCCGTCGCGCATCACGGCGATGCGGTCGCCGAGGAACATGGCCTCGTTGAGGTCGTGGGTGATGAAGACGATCGTCTTCTGCAGCTTCTCCTGGAGTTCGAGCAGCTGCTCCTGCATCTCGCGACGGATCAGCGGGTCGAGGGCGCTGAACGCCTCGTCCATGAGCAGGATGTCGGAGTCGGCCGCGAGCGCACGGGCGATGCCCACGCGCTGCTGCATGCCTCCCGACAGCTCGGACGGCAGCTTGTCGGCCTGTCCCTCGAGGCCGACCAGGGTGAGGATCTCCTCGGCCTTCTTCAGGCGCTCGTCCTTGCCGACGCCCTTCAGCTCGAGGGGGTAGGCGACGTTCGCGGCGACCGTGCGGTGCGGCAGCAGTGCGAAGTGCTGGAACACCATCGAGATGCGGTCGCGGCGGATCTCACGCAGACGCGACGACGGGATGCCGGTGATGGGGTCGCCGTTCACGACGACCGATCCGTCGGTCGCGTCGTGCAGCCCGTTGAGCATGCGGATGATGGTGGATTTACCGGAACCCGAGAGGCCCATGATCACGAAGATCTCGCCGCGGTTCACGGTGAAACTGGCGTCGATGACGGCGGCGGTTCCTGCGTCGCCGACCTCGGATCTGCTCTCACCGGCCTTCAGTCGACGGACGGCACTGCTCGGATTCTTCCCGAACACCTTGTACAGATTGCGCGCTTCAAGAGCGATTTCGGACACGTTTCCCCTGCGGCTCGCCTTCGGGTGGCTGAGCCTGCTTCGGTTA is a genomic window containing:
- a CDS encoding quaternary amine ABC transporter ATP-binding protein, with translation MSEIALEARNLYKVFGKNPSSAVRRLKAGESRSEVGDAGTAAVIDASFTVNRGEIFVIMGLSGSGKSTIIRMLNGLHDATDGSVVVNGDPITGIPSSRLREIRRDRISMVFQHFALLPHRTVAANVAYPLELKGVGKDERLKKAEEILTLVGLEGQADKLPSELSGGMQQRVGIARALAADSDILLMDEAFSALDPLIRREMQEQLLELQEKLQKTIVFITHDLNEAMFLGDRIAVMRDGRIVQIGTPEDILMDPANDYVEQFVQDVDRARVLTAANVMERPRPVVAETAGPRTALRQMRDAFMSATYVTGRDRKLLGIVTDRDAVRLVRQGVSTLASIIKPVPQSVSEDEVLMNLFIPSVESPLPLAVVDATGRLTGVIPRITLLAALGPGPGATGELTLPLLPMPQAEIDAVLDDGWTADPADAVKTEEVR